In Terriglobus sp. TAA 43, a single window of DNA contains:
- the murA gene encoding UDP-N-acetylglucosamine 1-carboxyvinyltransferase, which translates to MDKFVVRGGNPLLGTIKVSGAKNSALPCMAAAILTEEEVVLENIPQVRDIETERKLLESMGAHVELGYGRAQHRTTIQCAVLSDPEAKYEIVKTMRASSLVLGPLVARAGIARVAMPGGCSIGDRPIDLHLKGLELMGAKITQEYGYIEARADRLHGAHISFDKITVTGTEDLLMAATLADGETVMENCAQEPEVTDLADMLIGMGAQIEGAGTSTIRVKGVSKLHGVRHRINPDRIEAGTFLIAGAISGGDLNVDCLNPAHLGAVIAKLEECGVRLDVGKDNIRVRSEGGSSLKAADITTVEYPGFPTDMQAQYMALATQAEGTSVITENIFENRFMHVPELARMGANIRVEGRTATVRGRTPLQSAAVMCSDLRASASLVLAALIADGETILDRVYHIDRGYERIEEKLRGVGAQIRRMGEVFGKR; encoded by the coding sequence ATGGATAAGTTTGTTGTCCGTGGTGGCAATCCGTTGCTTGGCACCATCAAGGTTTCCGGCGCAAAGAACTCGGCTCTTCCCTGTATGGCTGCGGCCATCCTTACGGAAGAGGAAGTGGTTCTTGAAAACATTCCCCAGGTCCGCGATATTGAGACCGAACGCAAGCTGCTGGAAAGCATGGGTGCGCATGTAGAGCTGGGTTATGGCCGTGCGCAACATCGCACCACGATCCAGTGCGCGGTGCTGTCTGATCCAGAAGCCAAGTACGAGATCGTGAAGACCATGCGCGCGTCTTCGCTGGTGCTTGGGCCGCTGGTGGCGCGCGCAGGCATTGCGCGTGTAGCGATGCCCGGCGGATGCTCGATTGGCGACCGTCCCATCGACCTGCACCTGAAGGGTCTGGAGCTGATGGGAGCGAAAATTACGCAGGAGTATGGCTACATTGAAGCCAGAGCGGACCGTCTGCACGGCGCGCATATCTCCTTTGACAAAATCACCGTTACAGGGACAGAAGATCTGCTGATGGCCGCAACCCTGGCCGACGGCGAAACCGTGATGGAAAATTGCGCGCAGGAACCGGAAGTGACCGACCTCGCCGACATGCTGATTGGCATGGGTGCGCAGATTGAAGGCGCGGGTACTTCGACCATTCGTGTGAAGGGCGTGTCGAAGCTGCACGGTGTGCGGCATCGCATTAATCCCGATCGCATTGAGGCTGGAACCTTCCTGATTGCAGGAGCTATCTCTGGCGGCGATCTGAATGTCGATTGCCTGAACCCCGCGCATCTGGGCGCCGTAATTGCCAAACTGGAAGAGTGCGGCGTGCGTCTGGACGTGGGTAAAGACAACATCCGTGTGCGCAGCGAGGGCGGCAGCTCGCTGAAGGCTGCAGACATTACGACAGTGGAATATCCTGGTTTCCCCACCGACATGCAGGCACAGTACATGGCGCTGGCAACGCAGGCAGAGGGCACCAGCGTGATCACGGAAAACATCTTCGAGAATCGCTTCATGCACGTGCCAGAGCTGGCGCGCATGGGCGCGAACATCCGTGTGGAAGGCCGCACTGCAACTGTTCGTGGACGTACACCGTTGCAGTCAGCTGCCGTGATGTGCAGTGATCTTCGCGCTTCCGCTTCGTTGGTACTTGCCGCACTGATAGCGGATGGCGAAACGATTCTGGATCGCGTGTACCACATCGATCGTGGCTACGAACGCATTGAAGAAAAGCTTCGCGGTGTGGGCGCGCAGATTCGCCGCATGGGCGA